The sequence CCGTGGAGAAGAGGTTGATGGGGGAGGAGCCGTCGGTGATGAGGGCCGACTGGAGGCCCAGGCCCTGCAGCAGCTTCacctggggggagcagagggggtggtgggtgggtgggacccggtcccagcccctcccccacccgtgTAAGCTCCACCCCTCCTGAGCCCCACCCGCAGAACCCACAGCCCCTACTCCACCCACTCCATCCCCACAGCCAGCTCCGCCCCCCAGCCTTAGCCCCCCCACGCCAGCACGTTTCCTCAAGTCCTGCCCctaagcccctcccccacacgctCACCcaagccccgccccgccctcctctaagccccgccccctgacccaCCTGCAGCTCCGCCCCGCCAGCGCGATGTCGCGCAGGGTCTCGGGCCCGATGGCTTCCGTCACCTGCTGGAACTTCTTCACCTCCACCTCGGCCAGCAGCCGGGCCCGCACCGCCTCCTGCTCGCCCTGCGCCCGGGCGAAGCGCAGCTCTTGCTCCCGCGCCTGGCTCAGCCGGGCCAGCTCCGACTCCTGCGCCCGccggggggacgggggacaggctcaggggggggggcggggccccagGGGCCCCCGCTCCCCGggctcccctgcccacccccgcGGGCCACGCCCCCTCCCCAGGCAACCCCGCCCATCCCCACGGGCCACGCCCCTGCTCCGcgggctcccccgccccctccccgggctcctccgcccacccccgctcccccgcccacccccgcgggccacacccccgctccccaggctcccccgccccccccacgggccacgcccctcctccccaggctcccccgcccacccccacgGGCCACGCCCCCGCTCCCCggctcccccgcccacccccacgGGCCACGCCCCTGCTCCCCgggctcccccgcccctccccgggcTCCCCCGCCCACTCACCGTCTCAATGGCGGCTGCCTCCGCCTTCAGCTTGGCCTGTTCCACAGCCGCCTCGCCCGCGATCCGCGCCGCATCCGCCTTGGACTGGGCCTCGGCCCGTGCCGCACCGGTGCTCTCCACTGCCGCGCTGGGGGGGGCCAGACAGGGTCACAGACCCCCACATACGCCCCCCGGTctcccagagcccccccagccaCTGATCCCCTGATTCTGCCCCGGACTCCCCCACCCGCCCAATCCCACCGCCGGCCATGGACCCCCCCCGATCCTGCCCCCTGCCACTGACTGCCCGCGACACCCAGCCCCCACCAGacccctcccctggcagctggCCACCCTTCCCCTGACCCCCCATCACCCCCCCGGTCCCCCAACCTCAGtgcctccagctccagcagctccttCCGGGCCCGCTCAGCCTCCGCCTGGTCCAGGATTTTCTGCCGCTCCAGCCGTCCCCGAGCCTCCTGTTCCAGCCGCTCGGCCTCGTGCCTGGGGGAGACAGGCTGGGAtgaggggggctgtggggcagggctggggcgggagcagGCCCCTGGGGAGCCCGTACCTGGCAGCTGCCTCCTGGGAGTTGGTGGTGATCTCGATGGCCAGCTGGACGCTCCTCTGCAGCGCGTCCCGCGTGCGCTGGTCCACGGGCTCCACGCTCTGGATGTCCACGCTACTCACCACCAGCCCGTTCTGGGGGAAGCGCAGGCAGCTCCGCAGCTGCAGCTCCGTGTCGAAGCCAAACACGGCCGAGCAGATGATCCGGTTCGAGttctggggggagcgggggattGTGGGGCGAGCGGCTGCAGCACCCcagaacccccatattcaccctCGCAGGTACAACCGGGCAGCCGGCCCAGAAGGACGATTCCAGGAAACGCAGACACTGGGTCCTGTTTGACCCGGGGAGAAGTGGCGGatgggggctcagtggtaccccagtcccaggttgcaccccaggtagggtgtgagccccagggctgtgCCAGGAGGAGGCAGGCCAGGGGGCTTGGGAAGGCGTGGTGGGGGAGtgccagggggcaggggaaggggtgcagaGGGCCCCCCCGTACCTTGTGGAAGTCGTCGAACGTGACGGAGGCCACGGCCCCACGGATGCGGGAGGCCAGTGCTTTGCAGGCATCACCCACGAAATCCGGGACGCTGAAGAGCCGGGAGAGCGCTGGGGGGTCAGGGGGCGACGGCACCTCAAAGTGCCTGGGGGGACAAGgcagttggggggctgggggaacaGGCTTCCCTGTTCCCCAGCCGGCGCTGGGCCCAGGGGCAGAGCCCCAAGAGTAGCCTGGAGACCCTGAGATCGGGGCAGTGCCTGGGCTCTGCAGGGCGTGAGCagcaggttggggtggggggtgcccgACAGGGCCTGTGACACCCCCCTGCTgcctcctgcccttccccaatCATGGCCCCatcagcccctctccccagcccctcaccaGTTGTAggccagctggagctgcagccggGCATGGTCGGCCGTCTCGATGGTGACGATGTCGGCACAGAAGTCAGGGCCCAGCAGCAGGCAGAGTGAGCGCCGGGTGTGGGGGGGCCTTGGGCCGCCCCCCTGACAAGCTTAGCACCGTGAACTGCTCGTCTGGGCCCAGCAGAACCAGCTCCGGGCCCAGCACCACCCTGCGGGGAGGGGAACATGAGCCCTACATGCCACGGAGGGAGCCCCAGCGACCCCCAGCCCCGCTTCCCCTGGgaccccccttccctccatgaGCTGCATCCAGCCCCCGACCCAAGTCCCCCTCCCGCGCACACAGCCACAAGCCCCTGCTCACCTGGCCTGCCGCTCCCGGTAGTCATACACCTGCACGGCTGCGTTGTGGGGCACCTGGTAACTCACCACCCGTGTCTTGTCGCGGGGGGGCCCCTCgcctcccggggggggggggcccggaaCGGTCAGCCACGGGGTCCCGGCCCGAGGACAGCAGGGCCTCCACATTGGGGGGCAGCTCCTTCTCCcagagcactctgagatagcgcgtNNNNNNNNNNNNNNNNNNNNNNNNNNNNNNNNNNNNNNNNNNNNNNNNNNNNNNNNNNNNNNNNNNNNNNNNNNNNNNNNNNNNNNNNNNNNNNNNNNNNNNNNNNNNNNNNNNNNNNNNNNNNNNNNNNNNNNNNNNNNNNNNNNNNNNNNNNNNNNNNNNNNNNNNNNNNNNNNNNNNNNNNNNNNNNNNNNNNNNNNacgcgctatctcagagttttCACCCAATCAGAAGCAACCCCACGTGGGGTCGTCTTCTTAGTCTCACTGGAGCGACCAATGGGAGCCCTGCAAGAACCCCCACGCCAAGGACTCCAGCGTCGGCCAATCACTAACGCCCCCCCCTCAGGGAGCCTGTCGCGCGCCGCGAGAGCGTGCGCTGAAGGGGCCAATCAGCGTCGGCGCGGAGGTGTCCTCGCGCCGCTACCTCCtcgctccccccctcccacctcactcCCCCCGCCCGCGCGGCGCTGCTCCTGCTCCCCGCTCgctcccccgccctccccggcccccgcccGCCGCCGCCATGGACCCGAGCAACTGGAGCAGCTTCATCTTCCAGGTACCCCCGCCCCGCCGCGAGGCCGCGCGGGGGGGCCGCGCGCCGCCCCCGCCCTCCAGTCCCAGCGGGCGGGGCCGCctcggcgggggcggggccgcgcgCCGCCCGACACCCGCCGTGCGCGCCCCCGCGCCGCGCGCGGCGCCgcgccgccccccctcccccgccgggaccccctcccctcacaggaacccctcccccaccgcgtgacCTTCCCCTCAcaggaacccctcccccaccgcgtgacCCTCCCCCGCCGGGACCCCTCCCCTCAcaggaacccctcccccaccgcgtgacCCTCCCCCGCCGGGACCCCTCCCCTCAcaggaacccctcccccaccgcgtgacCCTCCCCCGCCGGGACccctcccagagacccctcccccaccgcgtgacCCTCCCCCGCCGGgacccctcccctcacagagacccctcccccaccgcgtgacCTTCCCCCGCcgggacccctcccctcccagagacccctcccccaccgcgtgacCCTCC comes from Lepidochelys kempii isolate rLepKem1 chromosome 6, rLepKem1.hap2, whole genome shotgun sequence and encodes:
- the MVP gene encoding LOW QUALITY PROTEIN: major vault protein (The sequence of the model RefSeq protein was modified relative to this genomic sequence to represent the inferred CDS: deleted 2 bases in 2 codons), with the translated sequence MAAAGGGRGGRGSERGAGAAPRGRGEVLWEKELPPNVEALLSSGRDPVADRSGPPPPGGEGPPRDKTRVVSYQVPHNAAVQVYDYRERQARVVLGPELVLLGPDEQFTVLSLSGGRPKAPHTRRSLCLLLGPDFCADIVTIETADHARLQLQLAYNWHFEVPSPPDPPALSRLFSVPDFVGDACKALASRIRGAVASVTFDDFHKNSNRIICSAVFGFDTELQLRSCLRFPQNGLVVSSVDIQSVEPVDQRTRDALQRSVQLAIEITTNSQEAAARHEAERLEQEARGRLERQKILDQAEAERARKELLELEALSAAVESTGAARAEAQSKADAARIAGEAAVEQAKLKAEAAAIETESELARLSQAREQELRFARAQGEQEAVRARLLAEVEVKKFQQVTEAIGPETLRDIALAGRSCRWVKLLQGLGLQSALITDGSSPINLFSTAGGLLGVLPRPPPGHHE